GGtccattgctttttttttttttaggaaaaaaaaaaaaagaccgtgGATGGTTGGTATCCGAAGTATCGGTCCTTACTAGGCCGTCAGGTGATATCCAACGGTCCAGCATACCCCATCTAACGTGGGCCCAGGTGCTTGTCCAAGTCTGCGAGCATTTGCGGTGCCTGGAGTACACAAAGTCGAACCCTTCCGTCGCCAGCTTTGCTCCGTCTCAATTGCTCGCCGCCTCCATTTTTTCCGATGGTCCGCGCGTACGCGCAGGAGCACGTGTACCGGCACCCTTGGGATCGGGTCACCGCGGCGGCCTGGCGCAAATTCACCGACCCGGATACCCCGGCCGTGCTCTCCCACATCGTCGACGTCCATACCCTCTCCCGCCGCCTCGACCCCGCCGCCGGCCGCCTCCACATCACCCGCTCCATCACCGTCCGCTCCCCACCCCTCCCCTTCCTCCTTCGCCGCGCCCTCAGTGGCCAGGACGCCGTCATCTGCCACTGCGTCGAGTCCTCCGTGGTGGACGCGCGCGCCCGCTCCATGGACATCGTCGCCCGCAACGCCACCCTCCGTGGGCTGATCGAGGTGGAGGAGCGCTCCTCCTACCGCCCGCACCCGGACCACCCCGACGGATGGACGCTCTTCCGCCAGGAGACCAGCATCCGCTGCCGCCCGCTCGCTGCCCTCGCCGCCATCGCCGAGAAGGTCGAGCACCGCTGCGCCGAGCGATTCCTCCAGAACAGCGTCAAGGGGAGGGAGGTCGTCGAACGGATCTGCAAGTACCTCGAGGCCGAGTCGTCGGCCGCCGCCTCTTGCTGATGCCCACTTTTTTCTGATTGCGACCCCGGAGGTTAGGGTTTTCGCTGTTACTTCCAATGCTCTCCTAGTttaaagtttggatttttttcctACTCCATCGATTGTTATTGTTGGAGTAATAATTTCATAATGTTATACTCATTTCACGAACCAATTCTCTGTATCTCTTct
Above is a genomic segment from Elaeis guineensis isolate ETL-2024a chromosome 1, EG11, whole genome shotgun sequence containing:
- the LOC105038920 gene encoding uncharacterized protein, encoding MVRAYAQEHVYRHPWDRVTAAAWRKFTDPDTPAVLSHIVDVHTLSRRLDPAAGRLHITRSITVRSPPLPFLLRRALSGQDAVICHCVESSVVDARARSMDIVARNATLRGLIEVEERSSYRPHPDHPDGWTLFRQETSIRCRPLAALAAIAEKVEHRCAERFLQNSVKGREVVERICKYLEAESSAAASC